One stretch of Candidatus Zixiibacteriota bacterium DNA includes these proteins:
- the ytxJ gene encoding bacillithiol system redox-active protein YtxJ produces the protein MINNYKSIDDYEKILAASQTQPVFLLKHSTACGVSRVALAEFEKSIETEPEVQFWIVLVREDRPLSLDIAERTKITHQSPQLIMFSMGQPVWNCSHFDITAENLKNNLRQPG, from the coding sequence ATGATAAATAACTATAAATCAATAGATGACTATGAAAAGATACTGGCAGCCAGTCAGACCCAGCCGGTTTTTCTGCTGAAGCATTCGACAGCCTGCGGAGTATCAAGAGTAGCTTTAGCTGAATTTGAAAAATCTATAGAGACTGAACCTGAGGTTCAATTCTGGATTGTCCTGGTTCGGGAAGACCGGCCGCTATCTCTGGATATCGCCGAACGAACCAAAATTACCCACCAATCCCCGCAATTGATAATGTTTTCCATGGGCCAACCGGTTTGGAATTGCTCCCATTTTGATATTACTGCCGAGAATTTGAAAAATAACCTACGTCAACCAGGATAA
- a CDS encoding nodulation protein NfeD, which yields MDKTRYRIREKSRLSPFVFTFLLLVVFLSFFQFEEAAANNTGRALRAQVDMPIGPIALRIIEGALEQAIENDDDIIIFELNTPGGLDASMRPICRKLLNADIPTVVYVSPSGAHAASAGLFIAYSAHIAAMAPGTNIGAAHGVNLGGEMDSVMTEKIQNDAVAYITSIAKKRNRNITWAEAAVRESASIDAEAALDSNVIDILAKDFEDLLNQLDGRIVSMPDGEDTLAVAGAVITDYHITFKNRFLSIITNPTVAFILFNIGWLGLMIELYNPGAILPGVVGGISLLLAFFSFQQLPINYAGLGLIIFAVILFVLEIKIVSHGVLAIGGVISMLLGSFMLIDSPEPYLQISMVVIVTTVLAISAFFLFIVGFAIKAHRRKVATGQEGIIGGIGVVREGGMVFVEGELWRADCEQELIPGDKVKVEKFENMRLKVIKLGGER from the coding sequence ATGGATAAAACAAGATATAGAATAAGGGAAAAAAGTCGGTTGTCGCCCTTTGTGTTTACATTTTTATTGTTAGTGGTGTTTTTGTCTTTTTTCCAATTCGAAGAAGCGGCGGCGAATAACACCGGTCGAGCTCTTCGGGCACAGGTTGATATGCCGATCGGGCCGATTGCTTTGCGCATAATCGAGGGCGCCCTTGAACAGGCCATTGAGAACGACGATGATATTATCATCTTTGAGCTGAACACTCCCGGTGGATTGGATGCGTCAATGAGACCGATCTGCCGCAAGCTTCTAAACGCCGATATTCCAACGGTAGTTTACGTTTCGCCTTCGGGAGCGCATGCCGCCTCGGCCGGACTTTTTATTGCCTATTCGGCGCACATCGCGGCGATGGCTCCGGGAACCAATATCGGCGCCGCGCATGGCGTCAATCTGGGCGGCGAAATGGATTCGGTTATGACCGAAAAAATCCAGAATGACGCCGTCGCCTACATTACCTCAATCGCCAAGAAAAGAAATCGGAATATCACGTGGGCCGAAGCCGCGGTGCGTGAGAGCGCTTCGATTGACGCCGAAGCCGCGCTGGATTCGAACGTCATTGATATTCTCGCCAAAGATTTTGAAGATTTGCTAAATCAATTAGACGGACGAATTGTATCAATGCCCGACGGTGAAGATACCCTCGCGGTCGCGGGAGCGGTTATCACAGATTATCACATTACCTTTAAAAACAGATTCTTGAGCATAATTACCAATCCGACCGTGGCCTTTATTCTTTTCAATATAGGCTGGCTGGGATTGATGATTGAGCTTTATAATCCCGGCGCGATATTGCCGGGAGTCGTCGGGGGTATCAGTTTGCTTTTGGCTTTCTTTTCCTTTCAGCAATTGCCGATCAATTACGCCGGATTGGGCCTGATTATCTTCGCTGTGATTTTGTTTGTGCTCGAAATAAAAATAGTCAGTCATGGAGTTTTGGCGATTGGGGGCGTAATATCGATGCTATTGGGATCATTTATGCTGATCGATTCGCCCGAACCATATTTGCAAATATCCATGGTCGTTATCGTCACGACGGTTTTGGCAATATCCGCGTTTTTCCTCTTTATCGTTGGGTTTGCAATCAAGGCTCACCGTCGAAAAGTCGCTACCGGGCAGGAAGGGATAATTGGCGGAATTGGCGTTGTCCGCGAAGGGGGCATGGTCTTTGTCGAAGGCGAACTGTGGCGCGCCGATTGCGAACAGGAATTAATTCCGGGTGATAAAGTCAAAGTTGAAAAATTTGAAAATATGCGATTGAAAGTAATAAAATTGGGAGGTGAAAGGTGA
- a CDS encoding slipin family protein encodes MNIFSSGVLTLIFFAVLIIAYAIRILREYERGVVFRLGRLVGAKGPGLILLIPVIDKMVKVSLRVVTMDVPEQDVITRDNVTVRVNAVVYFRVMDPVKAVVAVEDFLYATSMISQTTLRAVLGQVDLDSLLSEREKLNEQLQKIIDEDTEPWGIKVTKVEVKNVDLPQEMQRAIARQAEAERERRAKVIHAEGEFQAAEKLLMAAREMSKEKITIQLRYLQTLTEVAAEKNSTLVFPLPIEMLEPFLTKSKPE; translated from the coding sequence GTGAACATCTTTAGTTCAGGAGTTTTAACATTAATCTTTTTCGCGGTTTTGATAATCGCCTATGCAATACGAATCCTGCGTGAATACGAACGAGGCGTCGTGTTCAGGCTGGGTCGTTTGGTGGGAGCCAAAGGACCGGGACTTATTTTATTGATTCCGGTTATCGATAAGATGGTCAAAGTGTCCCTGCGGGTGGTAACCATGGACGTTCCCGAGCAGGATGTTATCACGCGCGATAACGTCACCGTCCGCGTCAACGCTGTCGTTTATTTCCGGGTCATGGATCCGGTCAAGGCCGTAGTGGCGGTGGAAGATTTCTTATACGCGACGTCGATGATTTCGCAAACGACACTGCGAGCCGTTCTGGGGCAGGTTGATTTGGATTCTCTGCTTTCTGAGCGAGAAAAACTCAACGAACAACTTCAGAAAATAATTGACGAAGATACCGAACCATGGGGCATCAAAGTCACCAAGGTCGAGGTCAAAAACGTCGATTTGCCTCAGGAGATGCAGCGCGCTATCGCACGGCAGGCTGAGGCCGAACGTGAACGACGGGCTAAAGTTATTCATGCCGAGGGCGAATTTCAGGCGGCGGAAAAACTGCTCATGGCCGCCAGGGAAATGTCAAAGGAGAAAATAACGATTCAGCTCCGTTATCTCCAGACCTTAACCGAAGTCGCCGCCGAGAAAAATTCAACGCTGGTATTCCCTCTGCCGATTGAAATGCTCGAACCGTTTTTGACAAAATCCAAACCAGAATAA
- a CDS encoding restriction endonuclease subunit R: MIKIPKKVAERLNKEVGRFQKILKNAKDRDINESDTVTIVVDMLANVFGFDKYSDITSECAIQGTYCDLAIKLDGDIKYLIEVKAIGLDLKENHLRQAVNYGANKGIRWVVLTNGIDWEIYWLKFEGKVDYDQVCSFNFLELNAKRKEDQSKLFILCKKGIRSDAMEQYGKRVQSVNKYMIGALILTEPVINSIRLSLKKISPSIKVTNDEIENILSSDVLKRDIKEGEIASKAKSRVKKLLKKQSKKRKAMQKDRRDKSIGIELNDNEVNLTENNSDINPVLDD, from the coding sequence ATGATCAAAATCCCCAAAAAGGTTGCAGAACGATTAAATAAAGAAGTAGGCAGATTTCAGAAAATACTGAAGAATGCCAAGGATCGTGATATTAATGAATCAGATACTGTGACTATCGTCGTCGATATGCTGGCAAATGTTTTTGGTTTTGACAAATATTCAGATATAACCAGTGAATGCGCTATACAAGGAACTTATTGCGATTTGGCAATTAAGTTGGATGGGGACATAAAATACCTGATTGAGGTGAAAGCAATAGGTTTGGATCTAAAAGAAAATCATCTTCGTCAGGCCGTAAATTATGGCGCTAATAAAGGAATTCGCTGGGTCGTTCTGACCAATGGCATAGATTGGGAAATCTATTGGTTGAAATTTGAAGGCAAAGTTGATTACGATCAGGTTTGTTCTTTTAATTTTTTGGAATTAAATGCAAAAAGAAAGGAAGATCAGAGCAAATTATTTATTTTATGTAAAAAGGGAATACGATCTGATGCCATGGAGCAATATGGCAAACGCGTCCAAAGTGTAAATAAGTATATGATTGGAGCTTTAATCTTAACAGAACCGGTAATCAATTCTATCCGATTATCCTTAAAAAAAATATCACCAAGCATTAAAGTAACAAATGATGAAATCGAAAATATATTATCTTCTGATGTTTTAAAAAGAGATATAAAAGAAGGCGAAATAGCCAGTAAAGCCAAAAGCAGAGTTAAAAAACTTCTCAAAAAACAATCCAAAAAACGCAAAGCTATGCAAAAGGACAGAAGAGATAAATCAATCGGTATAGAATTAAATGACAATGAAGTAAATCTTACGGAGAATAATAGTGACATTAATCCTGTCCTGGATGATTAA
- a CDS encoding carbohydrate kinase family protein → MPPKRLSRGKIGIIGSINRDTIYLADDRQVSSWGGILYNIKYLAESGVGEIVPVVNAGDDAYKDIIKILKKYPNVNLEYISRVDALNNHCFLYYHNQSHKCEILKGGVPRLNYKQISPLLNCEIALVNFISGRDIALQTLEKFRGNYHGLIYMDIHSLTLGSRKVKDGFKRFLRRPSNWFRYAACADILQMNENEFEILSGRKLSRNDLIQFWLPISANTKCLNITLRREGSLVVSGKANPKIKEISPVRVSRVYDTTGCGDAFAAGFISEYLNSKNFVKSAANGNRLAAQRCGVKGKVF, encoded by the coding sequence CAGGTTTCATCTTGGGGCGGCATTTTATACAATATCAAGTATCTGGCCGAAAGCGGCGTCGGGGAAATCGTGCCGGTAGTCAATGCCGGCGATGATGCCTACAAAGATATTATTAAAATCCTGAAGAAATATCCAAATGTGAATTTAGAATATATAAGTCGCGTAGATGCCTTGAACAATCATTGCTTCCTGTATTATCACAACCAATCTCACAAATGTGAAATATTGAAAGGCGGCGTGCCCCGATTGAATTACAAGCAAATATCGCCTTTACTTAATTGCGAAATTGCGCTGGTCAATTTTATTTCCGGTCGCGATATCGCTTTGCAAACTCTCGAGAAATTTCGTGGCAATTATCACGGCCTTATTTATATGGACATTCATTCGCTGACTTTGGGCAGCCGAAAAGTCAAAGACGGTTTCAAACGATTTTTGCGGCGTCCGTCAAATTGGTTCAGGTACGCCGCCTGCGCCGATATTTTGCAAATGAATGAAAATGAATTTGAGATTTTATCAGGACGTAAATTATCAAGGAATGACTTAATACAATTTTGGTTGCCTATTTCGGCCAATACGAAATGCCTGAACATTACCCTCAGGCGTGAAGGTTCTCTTGTAGTTTCAGGCAAAGCCAATCCAAAGATAAAAGAAATTTCTCCGGTTAGGGTTTCTCGGGTTTATGATACGACGGGATGCGGAGACGCTTTCGCGGCCGGTTTTATATCCGAATATCTAAATAGTAAAAACTTTGTCAAATCAGCCGCCAATGGAAACAGGCTAGCGGCCCAGCGATGCGGAGTAAAGGGCAAAGTCTTTTGA
- a CDS encoding TldD/PmbA family protein — protein MIGKQKLIAHLKKALAYSKADDTEIVFIGSESGLTRYANSAIHQNVFENNCKIYVRTAVGKKVGVASTNSLNAQSLRKTIDNSLEIAQNQPDNPLYIGLAKPAKYKSMKTFDAGTAKFTPRDRAKVVKKIISVADKKNFTLAGAFATSSGEIAIVNSNGVKAYQPTTSASINMIAMSDTSSGYAAALSRRVNDIDFDMLANRAVDKCEMSLNPISIEPGTYEIILEPAAAASLLEWMNYIGMGSKSFQEKTSFLAGKIGKKVTSEMISIYDNSLDEKSIGFPFDFEGVPKKKVNIIQKGIAKGVVYDRMSGPKDKKKSTGHALTPNESNEGALGLNLVISPGKAKRDKMIEKVKKGILITRFHYINGFIDTPNAVMTGMTRDGTFLIEKGNIKGGIKNLRFTDAMLRAFATTVAISRETELVESWWDAVGCIKAPTIHLKKFKFTGKTEF, from the coding sequence ATGATTGGAAAACAAAAATTGATCGCCCATCTCAAAAAAGCTCTCGCGTATTCAAAAGCGGATGATACCGAAATAGTCTTTATCGGTTCTGAGTCCGGTTTGACCCGGTACGCAAATTCGGCGATTCATCAGAATGTTTTTGAGAATAACTGTAAAATCTACGTTCGCACGGCGGTCGGCAAGAAGGTCGGCGTTGCCTCGACCAATTCGCTTAATGCCCAGTCTCTGCGGAAAACAATCGATAATTCATTGGAAATTGCCCAAAACCAACCTGATAATCCTCTCTATATCGGGTTGGCCAAACCGGCGAAATACAAATCAATGAAAACTTTTGACGCCGGGACCGCCAAATTCACTCCTCGCGACAGGGCAAAAGTGGTCAAAAAGATTATTTCGGTGGCGGATAAAAAGAATTTCACTCTGGCGGGAGCGTTCGCGACGTCGAGCGGTGAAATCGCGATTGTGAATTCCAACGGTGTGAAAGCGTATCAGCCGACGACATCCGCCTCAATAAATATGATCGCCATGTCGGATACGTCTTCTGGATACGCGGCCGCGCTATCCCGTCGTGTCAATGATATTGATTTTGATATGCTGGCCAACCGCGCGGTTGACAAATGCGAAATGTCTCTGAATCCGATTTCGATTGAGCCGGGAACTTATGAGATTATATTGGAGCCGGCCGCGGCGGCATCGCTCCTTGAATGGATGAATTATATCGGAATGGGTTCGAAATCTTTCCAGGAGAAAACATCCTTCCTGGCGGGGAAAATCGGCAAAAAGGTTACTTCGGAAATGATTTCGATCTATGATAATAGCCTTGACGAAAAATCGATCGGATTTCCTTTCGACTTTGAAGGCGTTCCCAAGAAAAAGGTCAATATTATTCAAAAGGGAATAGCCAAAGGGGTCGTTTATGATCGTATGTCGGGTCCGAAAGACAAAAAGAAATCAACCGGTCACGCCCTGACCCCGAACGAAAGCAATGAAGGTGCCCTGGGCCTCAATCTTGTCATATCTCCGGGAAAAGCCAAACGGGATAAAATGATTGAAAAGGTCAAAAAGGGTATCTTAATAACCCGTTTCCATTACATCAACGGGTTTATTGATACGCCTAATGCCGTTATGACGGGAATGACTCGTGACGGTACGTTTTTAATCGAAAAAGGCAATATTAAAGGCGGAATCAAGAACCTCAGGTTTACCGATGCCATGCTTAGAGCTTTTGCCACAACCGTGGCGATTTCCCGAGAAACTGAGCTGGTGGAATCATGGTGGGATGCTGTGGGCTGTATTAAAGCCCCGACGATTCATCTTAAGAAGTTCAAGTTCACGGGCAAGACCGAGTTTTAG
- a CDS encoding TldD/PmbA family protein has protein sequence MKDKLKECIKWLKSKGVDYADCRYVRREAENIRTANGNVEMLSRDLDVGVGIRVLASGSWGFAATAVLTSVDLKKTANKALQVAKASAMTQREKVVLADEKPHVDYYKSPCKKDPFRIPTDEKLNLLIGLTEDLKKVKKIRRAEASMDFFKTNKIFVSTDGAEIEQDIIESGGGFEALAFHGKEAHRRSYPNSFRGDYACRGYEFIEEMDLPSHTERIANEAVQLLSAKPCPDTHSDIIICGSQMALQVHESCGHPIELDRVLGTEISLAGGSFMTIDKLNKLKYGSDIVNITADATIKGAFGSFGYDDEGVKAQRKPIIKNGKFVGYLTSRETGPIVKKKSNGTMRASGWNRIPLIRMTNINLEPGKWELDDLIADTKKGIFFGPNKSWSIDDKRLNFQFGGECAWEIKNGKLGQMYKNPVYTGITPEFWNSCDAICNKNHWHVWGVPNCGKGEPMQSMHVAHGTAPARFRNIKVGVSK, from the coding sequence ATGAAAGATAAACTTAAAGAATGTATTAAATGGCTGAAATCAAAGGGTGTCGATTACGCCGATTGCCGATACGTTCGTCGGGAAGCCGAAAACATCCGTACGGCCAACGGCAATGTCGAGATGTTGTCGCGCGATCTTGATGTCGGCGTCGGAATTCGAGTGCTTGCCAGCGGCTCCTGGGGATTCGCTGCGACGGCCGTTTTGACATCGGTCGATTTGAAGAAAACGGCTAATAAGGCTTTGCAGGTCGCCAAAGCGTCGGCTATGACTCAACGTGAGAAAGTCGTGCTGGCCGATGAAAAACCGCATGTTGATTATTATAAATCGCCATGTAAAAAGGATCCGTTTAGGATTCCGACCGATGAGAAATTGAATTTACTGATCGGATTAACGGAAGATTTGAAAAAGGTCAAAAAAATCCGGCGGGCCGAAGCGAGCATGGACTTCTTTAAGACCAATAAGATATTCGTATCGACCGACGGAGCCGAAATTGAACAGGATATAATAGAGTCAGGCGGGGGATTCGAAGCTCTTGCTTTTCACGGCAAGGAAGCCCATCGCCGGTCTTATCCTAATTCTTTCCGTGGAGATTATGCCTGCCGCGGTTATGAATTTATCGAGGAGATGGATTTGCCGTCGCATACCGAACGGATCGCCAATGAAGCGGTTCAGCTTCTTTCGGCCAAACCCTGTCCGGATACGCATAGCGATATTATTATTTGCGGCTCTCAGATGGCGCTTCAGGTACATGAATCATGCGGGCATCCGATTGAATTGGATCGCGTTCTGGGAACCGAGATTTCACTTGCGGGCGGTTCGTTTATGACGATTGATAAACTCAATAAATTGAAATACGGTTCGGATATCGTCAATATCACCGCCGACGCGACCATCAAGGGAGCTTTTGGCAGTTTCGGCTATGATGATGAAGGTGTCAAGGCGCAGCGCAAACCGATAATTAAAAACGGTAAATTTGTCGGATATTTGACCAGTCGGGAAACTGGTCCGATCGTAAAGAAGAAATCCAACGGAACGATGCGCGCTTCCGGATGGAATCGCATTCCGCTGATTCGCATGACCAATATAAACCTCGAGCCGGGCAAGTGGGAACTTGATGACCTTATCGCCGATACAAAAAAAGGAATCTTTTTTGGCCCCAACAAAAGCTGGTCAATCGATGATAAGCGGCTGAATTTCCAGTTCGGCGGAGAATGTGCCTGGGAAATCAAGAATGGAAAATTGGGTCAGATGTATAAGAACCCCGTTTATACCGGGATAACGCCTGAATTCTGGAATTCCTGCGACGCAATCTGTAATAAAAATCACTGGCATGTCTGGGGAGTCCCTAATTGTGGAAAAGGAGAGCCGATGCAATCAATGCATGTCGCTCATGGCACAGCCCCAGCCCGGTTCAGAAATATAAAAGTGGGGGTGAGCAAATGA